The following proteins are encoded in a genomic region of Synechococcus sp. CBW1002:
- the hoxU gene encoding bidirectional hydrogenase complex protein HoxU, whose amino-acid sequence MSVHTLTVDGEEVAVPAGATLLDAVRAAGAELPTLCHLDGLTPVGACRLCLVELEGSGKLQPACATAAGEGMAVLTQTPQLQAYRRMAVELFFAEGNHVCAFCVANGNCELQDVAVAVGMDHSRFPYQYPQRRVDASHPHFAIDHHRCILCTRCMRVCDEIEGAHVWDVANRGGECSIIAGLDQPWGEVQACTSCGKCVDVCPTGAIFRKDDTTAEKQTHRERPQLLRDAREKRQWQNQ is encoded by the coding sequence ATGAGCGTGCACACCCTCACGGTGGATGGCGAAGAGGTGGCCGTACCCGCTGGGGCCACGCTGCTCGATGCGGTGCGCGCCGCTGGCGCCGAGCTCCCAACCCTCTGCCATCTCGATGGCCTCACCCCGGTGGGCGCCTGCCGCCTCTGCCTGGTGGAGCTGGAGGGCAGCGGCAAGCTGCAGCCGGCCTGTGCCACCGCCGCCGGCGAAGGCATGGCGGTGCTCACCCAGACGCCCCAGCTGCAGGCCTACCGGCGCATGGCGGTGGAGCTGTTCTTCGCCGAGGGCAACCACGTTTGCGCCTTCTGCGTGGCCAACGGCAACTGCGAGCTGCAGGACGTGGCGGTGGCCGTGGGCATGGATCACTCCCGCTTCCCGTATCAATACCCCCAGCGCCGGGTGGACGCCTCCCACCCCCACTTCGCGATCGACCACCACCGCTGCATCCTCTGCACCCGCTGCATGCGGGTGTGCGATGAGATCGAGGGCGCCCACGTGTGGGACGTGGCCAACCGCGGCGGTGAGTGCTCGATCATCGCCGGCCTCGATCAGCCCTGGGGCGAGGTGCAGGCCTGCACCTCCTGCGGCAAGTGCGTCGACGTGTGCCCCACCGGCGCCATCTTCCGGAAGGACGACACCACCGCCGAGAAGCAGACGCACCGGGAGCGGCCCCAGCTGCTGCGCGATGCCAGGGAGAAGCGCCAGTGGCAGAACCAGTGA